Below is a genomic region from Castanea sativa cultivar Marrone di Chiusa Pesio chromosome 2, ASM4071231v1.
TATGATTTgaacttcttctcaaaaaaaaaaatagtactctTTAGCCAAATCAATGGATATATAACAATATTGATAATACTACTAAcaaattacccaaaaaataaattattttaaggaaCCCATCATTTGAAAGTAACATTATGGGGTTCCCaatgattttcattttgtgtATTCAAAGTGATACAACATGAAATTTCACTCTACGAACTAGGAaaaacactacaacaaaatgtatttttagtgaggaaaaaattcgtcactaaaagtctagtttttcgtcactaagaacctttagcgacgaaatcggacttttagtgacgaaattcatttcgtcgctgaaaccccgtcgctaaaagtcctagcgacgaaaattttcgtcactaaaagtctgatttgttttaaaaagaaaaaacttttagcgacgaaaatatttcgtcgctaaatgttttcctcgctaaaaacactattcagtgacgaaaatatttcgtcactaaaaacacttcagtttattaaattgatatttagtgacgaataatttcgtcactaaaactattttcgggtacatatagcgacgaaaaaattcgtcactaaaactatttttaagaaaatccaggcacatatagtgacgaaaattttcgtcactaaaaacatttcttaaaaaattttgccacatttagtgacgaaatatttcgtcactaaaacaattttttgttgcaatatttgtgacgaaaaaattcgtcgctaaaacttatttcctgtttttatttttttcatagctttgatattaacctgtaacttgtcattacattattaaaacctcaaatttgaacaacacatttataaaaaaaagatctatacattccacaagtaaaaaataaaagaagcatcCAATTCAAACAACTTCCATACAATAAAAGTTTGCAatacatacaataactcaagatgttttataacaatacaaaaagtgtagcataatcATGCATTTGAACTAATgaaagatgtcctcatatgtcttcaagtaatgccaaaagtaaatctcctaaaagccaccaataagaaatctgcacaaatataaaaacaatactacattaaactcttaaagtaaaaacattaactatgttataagaaacatttctaacaatgcattaagagtagccacaccaatgaattaaaatcacaactcctaatttataagttgtagaaagcaaatatagattttcaaatgtaatataaagtattaaccaataagtgttttaacttgaagatgaaccacccccataggtaagagcatcatcataacccttgctcctcaaaaagttaagaatattctgttggacctcttcttgcttagctcGTGCCTCTTGCTCCCTAGCTCGCTCCCTAACTCgctcctcttggtccctagctcttgcctctttgagctcaattatctcattttctagccGTTGGATATACTCCACCGAGGAATTAGATGAAGCGGTGGttactagagaagaagaaggtctcatgccaagtccttttacaataccggacttcttcttaaaaaccaagtttgaaatctcctcttgtgtaaggggaattgcattaggatcttgacaatgatcctcttgcactttgagaatagtttcctatcatttaaaagagagaaagaaacaaacaatcacaacattaatactACATATGTTATAGCTTTACAAACATGATAGAAATGGAATGATAGGGATGGAATGCTACACATACATATGTCACTTCATCCTCATGGTGTATCCACATATTcgtatttggattgaaatgaacatctttgaagatttttgccaaTTCAAGAACTTGACCGCCATTATTATTTGTCTGATTAATTAACATTCGAGAGTTAGATAGATAtagttaattaatcacaacatgtaaTATATCGAGGTttaaggaaatgaaaaaaacattcacctcctcatcaaccctaacagcaagtgcctttgtcccgcatctatgtttgcctgaagttttcttcctattttcagaattctttcttgatttttcctaATACAAAACATTCAAGATACTTATTAAATCATGAATAAAACAATATACATTTACTTCATCTAAGTATTAAGTTAATCATTTGACAACATAATATAGTAAACATtggataataaaaatatacgcATAAATAATTTACCAGCCAATCCTTATTAGTCCATTTCCCATCAATGAGTCCAGTCCACTGCTCAAGTGTGGCATTCTTTGGCGGGTGGTTTCTTGCATAGTCAGCACCATGAGATTCTACAAGCTTTTTATAAGTTTGATGCAACTTGTTGGAGTTGCAACTCAATAATCttccacattttgtatttaatgcttTTGTTACCAAGTTGGAATCTCCGTATAGCTCAAACTGATCCTGTAAAATgaagtgtatatgtattataaatatattattatataaatttaatatgcttaatGAAAACAAAGACAAGTTAGACgttatcaatgtaaatttaccgcTATATTTTGAAGCACCACATCTCTAGTAGCAACATCAacacttttccaatttttcacattGTAATTAGACAAATTACTTCACACTTGTACGCCAATTTGATTGACAAGCTTGCACGCATTCTTCCCAACAGGAGCATCGTACTCTGCAGCTATACGTACTGGCAACTTACCACTTTTTTCAACAAGTGCCCGTACTGCTATACCTCGTGTTGTTCCACGGGTATTTCTGCTAGCCGATCCTATTTAAACATTATCAATGTTAAATTAAGTGAAGTATAATCTTAATAGTAAATTAAGTGAAGTATAATCTCTATGTAATTACCAGTCATGCTAGTTAATGCATTGGTAGCCTGTGCCTCTGCACTAGAAGAATTTTGGGCAAGAGGATTTGCCTCAGGAGGTGTTTCCGTAGATTGAACCGTAGATTGGACCACCGGAATAGATGCCTCACCTCGCGAGCGTGTAAGCCGTCCCGGTGCCATCTGTAACTAACAAACATAcatttaatgaaacaacaaagtcattacaaataatggaacaaaattattatcatctatTGTACCCTATGAAACATCTATTGTACCTTATGGGTTATAGAATTAGAtgactcatcatcattgtcatcgtcACCAATAGGTggtacataatcatcatctaccataacactagctctacttcttttcccttttgcacAATTGGACTGAGCAGAATCCTTTAGAGAAGTTGAGATGTGCTTCAATCCCAAAGCATCaattctctcttggttttgcCTCATTCTATCCAATCTTGTCATCTCATACCTTGGTATATTATGAGCGTATTTGgcctttttgggcattttttgaaactatgtattGACATGAAAGATAAGCACAATTGCTACTAACTTAACATTATAGTCTAcaccattatccatatcaagcaattcacaagtgcaaaatttaaatacaattgCTACTAACTCAACACAATAAATGATtacatcaatatccatatcaagttcaagataagtacaGATCACATCAATATTCATATCAAGTTtaagataagtacaaaacatcTCAATAACAATTACTACTAACTTTACATATCATAGTCTATaccattatccatatcaagcaattcacaagtgcTAAGTTTGAACACAATTGCTAAAACCTCAACACAAAAAATGgcca
It encodes:
- the LOC142623839 gene encoding uncharacterized protein LOC142623839 gives rise to the protein MWIHHEDEVTYETILKVQEDHCQDPNAIPLTQEEISNLVFKKKSGIVKGLGMRPSSSLVTTASSNSSVEYIQRLENEIIELKEARARDQEERVRERAREQEARAKQEEVQQNILNFLRSKGYDDALTYGGGSSSS